The Scleropages formosus chromosome 11, fSclFor1.1, whole genome shotgun sequence genome window below encodes:
- the LOC108940804 gene encoding stereocilin yields MAKCATAVLIFLFMVLLGLSPALNEGREKASRTEAVLRELVSLWRNRGGWYSRSELHPSVRVRDHQLHSVVKNIVGGLKTLGILPRKSMKLPSLSESMDRNRLSSFLYNISTYLQGAGESKDRPQSPHQDQFWEKVLYTLLQVDEDSAYGYWDEKVQPRPSFRLLDLFLSLRGSPHWNGLLGLVQAVMSLLEQQSHRSLLIFLSQNWKTISALLDATIQALLSGTYGQASAGIQGFICVLKGHEDCTFSVDWLQQLMSFLETRNWKPVVNLHPAMADGDHPGGSPSFGRFKPFSMLPGAFKENSVFASQMAPNPADLDSVQALLLQALSRSTAGEQTGRLVEPNSALLRGLDGLRRGLLHRVGSSMYGSLRKKVSRVTVALLDEVTGLVGLPQANRHGKCSVGDLRQLILWGIRHNLTWNAQALGFGSQGPPSRPHIVSCPSSLKKESSSKPSKVPSPQRRRLSNPHLRTEVEAKPASLEILEAACNDSIPGLTGVSNFTVFLYCNLFDGSDGALDSETGHMVQDLHSTCSDAAWYLSAAEEDFLWVHVCSEFFAHEFNNTVCANSSFWLQRAHMASLTKDYHYLNQSSIDGLCMQLSRNATGGSVLDPSEDCLEQLGARSLSAQDFRECFLPNNSALIASLCGNDSSPLHHEGGWAAEYCIKLHNSSTLLTRNEPCDYKHWEQQHFANSTLLQLCTHTDGLKDHICKNATLFRQLATANVWLLDFCMDPEATPEASKCFLQWVFDMLPAPYDFDTSQLCVNPAPFLLELLYRLSQCEGSVDDRVGWLGMISYVLRVLDFVVGLSAGLEEGEGEVRQGLAQAILLSSLLDNTSFWATLRPNASLSVLHTVRVFLRKEQDPSLKENLLSCFSPVLWDLIQREGNSSALQVLFQEYLQMPQESIRTLLMSAEKEAVKRFLSHMHQSWGQLQVETAQASQKEQQAMETMTSAFIHKFARVTPDLFVDLSQFIPFMSVSDIMTFPTSLMVNDSVLTAIRDHSSEMKSLQKRAFIKRLLQSKMVDEVPSWPPYFLSSILPLLPYLPVCYFQRLTSQQLSPLVEVLGNSSLDATRGRHVLRTVFGKKNLTNGDLSRMGALVCYVNPDELHQLLLATPLSQPLWQQLAMCISEGHTSSTSRLSHWVALAVRPLNVSALPSPALTSLRGLLPRLGASFLQPFATPQLLDVLTQPGLPSYSPAQAFRILTKLTQDSNLRLDTLCRLQPLLPGLSPSVLKALSGPTLGEDTHCQCWTALLSELQPSRRAILHSRFREALERISGNVTMHLQCLLPFVPLKKLRAILDGVEVLKHVAILKNLPWSSQQAQLLYKKVLLTENITRESIKTLGHIAAGASCDSLRLLSNKSDFSEVLQWLSELPGGVTPALRKCVVEELQKKPQMDLNLLSPSFSAGLPVKMVERLSNTSFISVLDYIQQNIIDFLQLPRHKQEALTEKAVSILGVSQEESISGSTLDLLGPLMPFLGRNTFRQVGREALKLRLDEVKGFCLPRGTMEEMGRILMEKDLLGEPASWTVEDVEHAGRLVFALPSGQIGSIPLDVLSTDVVEQVLESQHRWEDSEVGRTCEHLTGLMKKKENFVQGIVRGRGRRRKEPTPSCADVKGTFPSAWRAAQLGRMAETELGLCVEDLGLDESLSSEQRQAIWSRLRQAYGPVKSMTPERILELGCIVTEMSERELHDTNLANLGIVAHMGSLKGWRPKKMRAAMLSFLRHSGLKLEELGETEIASLGHLLCGLSPAEITRLDPNKLSLAALFLRELSLPCTEQQSEALASVLSQSQAFGPVSDWGSQVFAEIGTLAVGLPDIVMSSLVREQVEGLTPVAIAQIPPRKLAVVFSVTQLSWLTAEQASVVTEEQWDELSSEQKRALSLALYEGEVLLEHRGRNWAPLGWSANCLIVWLLCLSCML; encoded by the exons ATGGCCAAGTGTGCAACTGCTGTgctaatttttctgtttatggtCTTGCTGGGGCTGAGCCCAGCTTTAAATGAAG GGAGAGAAAAAGCATCCCGGACTGAAGCTGTCCTGAGAGAACTGGTATCTCTCTGGCGCAATCGTGGAGGATGGTATTCACGCAGTGAACTGCATCCGTCTGTCAGGGTACGAGATCATCAGCTCCACTCTGTGGTAAAAAATATTGTTGGAGGCCTAAAGACACTGGGAATCCTGCCCCGCAAGAGCATGAAGTTGCCATCCCTGAGTGAGTCTATGGACAGGAACCGACTCTCCAGCTTCCTGTACAACATTTCCACATACCTACAAGGGGCTGGTGAGTCTAAAGATAGGCCCCAGTCACCACACCAGGACCAGTTCTGGGAAaaagtgttgtatactcttctGCAGGTTGATGAAGACAGCGCATATGGATACTGGGATGAGAAAGTGCAACCAAGGCCGAGTTTCAGACTGCTGGACCTCTTTCTGTCCTTGCGGGGCAGTCCACACTGGAACGGACTGTTGGGACTGGTACAAGCCGTAATGAGCCTTTTGGAACAGCAGTCCCACAGGTCTTTGCTCATATTTCTGTCTCAGAACTGGAAGACCATCAGTGCCCTGCTGGACGCCACCATCCAGGCATTACTTAGTGGAACCTATGGCCAAGCTAGTGCAGGCATCCAAGGCTTCATTTGTGTCCTGAAAGGTCATGAAGACTGCACCTTCAGTGTGGACTGGCTGCAGCAACTTATGAGCTTTCTGGAGACACGAAATTGGAAGCCAGTTGTCAATCTGCATCCTGCTATGGCTGATGGTGACCATCCTGGGGGCTCTCCTTCTTTTGGGCGCTTTAAGCCCTTCAGCATGCTTCCTGGGGCCTTCAAGGAAAACAGTGTGTTTGCTAGTCAGATGGCCCCGAACCCAGCAGATCTGGATTCAGTGCAGGCCCTCCTTCTCCAGGCTCTGTCACGGTCAACTGCAGGCGAGCAAACCGGACGGTTGGTTGAGCCCAACTCTGCCCTCCTGCGGGGGTTAGACGGTCTGAGACGGGGTCTTCTGCATAGAGTGGGAAGTTCTATGTATGGTAGCCTGAGGAAGAAGGTGTCCCGTGTGACTGTGGCACTACTGGATGAAGTGACCGGCCTGGTGGGCCTGCCCCAAGCAAATCGCCATGGGAAGTGTTCTGTGG gtgACCTGAGGCAACTAATTCTTTG GGGTATCAGACATAACCTCACTTGGAATGCCCAGGCTTTGGGTTTTGGGTCTCAAGGTCCTCCTAGCAGGCCCCACATTGTGTCATGTCCTTCCTCTCTGAAGAAGGAAAGCTCCTCCAAACCTTCCAAAGTCCCTTCTCCCCAGAGACGCAGGTTATCCAATCCTCATCTGAGGACGGAAGTGGAGGCAAAACCTGCCTCGCTGGAAATTCTGGAAGCTGCCTGCAATGACTCTATTCCAGGACTCACTGGGGTCTCAAACTTCACTGTTTTCCTCTACTGCAATCTCTTTGATGGGAGTGATGGTGCCTTGGACTCTGAAACAGGTCACATGGTGCAAGACCTCCATTCCACGTGTAGCGATGCAGCCTGGTACCTCTCTGCGGCTGAAGaagatttcctctgggtgcatGTGTGCAGTGAGTTCTTTGCTCATGAATTCAACAACACCGTTTGTGCCAACTCCTCTTTCTGGTTGCAGCGTGCTCACATG GCTTCACTGACAAAGGATTACCATTACCTCAATCAATCCAGCATCGATGGCCTTTGCATGCAGCTTTCCAGAAATGCCACAGGAGGCTCAGTGCTGGATCCCAGTGAAGACTGTCTGGAACAGCTTGGCGCCAGATCCCTCAGCGCCCAGGACTTCAGGGAGTGTTTCCTTCCAAACAACTCTGCCTTGATCGCGTCTCTGTGCGGCAATGACTCCTCACCTTTGCATCACGAGGGTGGCTGGGCTGCAGAGTACTGCATTAAACTCCACAATTCCTCCACCCTCCTCACCAGGAATGAGCCCTGTGATTACAAACACTGGGAGCAACAGCATTTTGCCAACTCCACATTACTCCAGCTGTGTACCCACACAGATGGCCTAAAGGACCACATCTGTAAGAATGCCACGCTCTTCCGGCAGCTGGCCACTGCAAACGTCTGGCTGCTGGACTTTTGCATGGACCCAGAGGCAACGCCGGAAGCTAGCAAGTGCTTCCTTCAGTGGGTGTTTGATATGCTGCCCGCACCCTATGACTTTGACACCTCTCAGCTGTGTGTGAACCCTGCACCCTTCCTGCTGGAGTTACTGTACAGGTTGAGCCAGTGTGAAGGAAGCGTGGATGATCGGGTGGGCTGGCTGGGCATGATCAGCTACGTGCTGCGTGTGCTGGACTTCGTGGTGGGGCTATcagcagggctggaggagggggagggagaggtgCGGCAGGGGCTTGCCCAAGCCATCCTACTCTCTAGCTTGCTCGATAACACCTCCTTCTGGGCTACTCTCCGGCCCAATGCATCCCTCAGCGTGCTCCACACTGTCAGGGTCTTCCTCAGAAAAGAGCAGGACCCCTCGCTTAAGGAAAATCTGCTGAGCTGTTTCAGT CCTGTTCTATGGGATCTCATCCAGAGAGAAGGCAACTCCTCTGCCCTCCAAGTCCTGTTCCAG GAGTACCTGCAGATGCCCCAGGAAAGCATCCGTACCCTGCTGATGTCTGCAGAGAAGGAGGCAGTCAAACGGTTCTTGTCTCACATGCACCAGAGTTGGGGCCAGCTGCAGGTGGAAACTGCTCAG GCATCACAAAAGGAGCAGCAGGCCATGGAGACGATGACCTCGGCATTCATCCATAAGTTTGCTCGTGTCACACCTGACCTCTTCGTCGACCTTTCCCAGTTCATCCCCTTTATGTCTGTTTCTGATATCATGACATTTCCCACCTCCCTAATGGTCAACGATAGTGT ACTGACGGCAATCCGTGATCACAGCTCTGAGATGAAGTCCCTGCAGAAAAGAGCTTTTATTAAAAGGCTCCTGCAATCCAAAATGGTGGATGAGGTCCCCTCTTGGCCACCATATTTTCTCAGTTCCATCCTGCCATTGCTTCCGTATCTCCCTGTCTGTTACTTCCAGCGCTTAACATCACAGCAG cTCAGTCCGCTTGTAGAGGTGTTGGGGAACAGTAGCCTGGATGCCACCAGAGGGCGCCATGTGCTTCGTACAGTGTTTGGCAAGAAGAACCTCACTAATGGTGACCTGAG CCGGATGGGGGCTCTGGTGTGTTACGTGAACCCAGATGAGCTGCATCAGCTACTCTTAGCTACCCCACTCTCACAGCCTCTGTGGCAGCAGCTGGCCATGTGTATATCAGAAGGGCATACCAGTTCCACTAGCCGG CTCTCTCACTGGGTGGCCTTGGCTGTGCGGCCCCTCAATGTCAGTGCACTACCCTCACCGGCGCTAACCTCGCTGCGTGGCCTACTGCCGCGGCTCGGGGCCTCCTTCCTCCAGCCATTTGCCACACCGCAGCTCCTGGACGTGCTCACCCAGCCAGGGCTCCCCAGCTATTCTCCTGCACAG gctttCAGAATTTTAACCAAACTAACACAAGATTCAAAT CTCAGGCTCGATACTTTGTGCAGGCTGCAGCCCCTGCTGCCGGGTCTGTCTCCCTCGGTCCTGAAGGCCCTGTCTGGACCCACACTTGGAGAAGACACCCACTGCCAGTGCTGGACCGCCCTGCTGTCAGAGCTGCAGCCCTCCCGAAGGGCTATACTGCATAGCAGGTTCCGGGAG GCCTTAGAGCGGATCTCGGGAAACGTGACCATGCACCTGCAGTGCCTGCTGCCCTTTGTCCCCCTGAAGAAGCTGAGGGCAATACTGGATGGTGTAGAAGTCCTGAAACACGTTGCTATCTTGAAGAACCTGCCTTGGTCCTCTCAGCAG GCTCAATTACTTTACAAGAAGGTTCTTCTAACTGAAAACATCACAAGAGAATCCATAAA AACCCTGGGCCATATTGCTGCTGGTGCAAGTTGTGATTCTCTCAGACTCTTGTCTAACAAGTCTGACTTCTCTGAGGTGCTGCAGTGGCTCAGTGAGCTTCCTGGAGGGGTGACTCCAGCTTTG CGAAAATGTGTtgtggaggagctgcagaaaaAGCCTCAGATGGACTTAAATCTTCTGTCTCCATCATTCTCTGCAGGACTTCC GGTGAAGATGGTTGAGAGACTGTCCAACACGTCATTCATATCAGTACTGGACTACATCCAGCAGAATATCATTGACTTCCTGCAACTGCCACGGCACAAGCAGGAGGCCTTGACAGAAAAAGCTGTTTCCATTTTG GGAGTGTCCCAGGAAGAAAGTATTTCAGGGTCCACCCTGGACCTTTTGGGCCCTCTCATGCCCTTTCTTGGTCGGAACACCTTTAGGCAGGTTGGAAGGGAGGCACTAAAACTGCGGCTAGATGAGGTGAAGGGCTTCTGTTTGCCTCGGGGCACTATGGAAGAGATGGGCAGGATCCTAATGGAGAAAGATCTGCTGGG AGAGCCTGCATCTTGGACTGTTGAGGATGTTGAACATGCAGGCAGGCTGGTGTTTGCACTCCCATCCGGGCAGATTGGATCAATTCCCCTG GATGTACTGAGTACAGACGTGGTGGAGCAGGTCCTAGAAAGCCAGCACCGTTGGGAAGACAGTGAGGTGGGACGGACCTGTGAGCACCTCACTGGACTcatgaagaagaaggagaactTCGTCCAGGGCATTGTGAGGGGGAGGGGTAGGAGGAGAAAAG AACCCACCCCAAGCTGTGCAGATGTAAAGGGGACATTCCCTTCAGCCTggagagcagcacagctgggcCGGATGGCGGAAACTGAGCTGGGCCTTTGTGTAGAAGATCTGGGTCTGGATGAATCCCTCAGCTCTGAGCAGCGCCAAGCCATTTGGTCACGACTGAGGCAG GCCTATGGTCCAGTGAAAAGCATGACCCCTGAGAGGATCCTGGAGCTGGGCTGTATCGTGACTGAGATGAGTGAGCGAGAGCTTCATGACACCAATTTGGCCAACCTGGGGATAGTGGCTCACATGGGCTCTTTGAAGGGTTGGAGGCCAAAGAAG atgagagcTGCCATGTTAAGCTTCCTGCGTCACAGTGGCCTGAAGCTGGAGGAACTAGGAGAAACTGAGATAGCATCTCTTGGTCATCTCCTCTGTGGCCTCAGCCCCGCTGAAATCACCCGGTTGGACCCCAATAAGCTCAG CCTGGCAGCCCTGTTCCTGCGAGAATTATCGTTACCATGTACAGAGCAACAAAGTGAAGCCCTGGCCTCTGTGCTGTCCCAGTCCCAGGCCTTTGGACCTGTCAGTGACTGGGGCTCCCAGGTGTTCGCTGAGATCGGCACTCTGGCAG TGGGATTGCCTGACATTGTGATGTCCTCACTGGTGAGAGAGCAGGTAGAGGGACTGACCCCAGTGGCCATCGCTCAGATCCCCCCCAGAAAGTTGGCT GTGGTGTTCAGTGTGACACAGCTCTCCTGGCTGACAGCCGAGCAGGCATCCGTGGTAACCGAGGAGCAATGGGATGAGCTGAGCAGCGAGCAGAAGCGGGCCCTGTCCCTAGCGCTCTATGAAGGGGAGGTCCTGCTGGAGCACAGAG GGAGAAACTGGGCCCCCCTGGGATGGTCAGCCAATTGCCTTATTGTGTGGTTACTGTGTTTGTCCTGTAtgttataa